Proteins encoded together in one Syntrophus gentianae window:
- a CDS encoding iron-containing alcohol dehydrogenase family protein, translating to MYRNFRIVPNIIFGRGSFNQLDDVLKDRRVGADSYMVFVVDDVFTGKGLEGRIPLRGKDLLLWVNVDDEPKTKYIDELVARIRAYSPVTPAGIIGIGGGSAMDIAKAVSLMLNNPGSSADYQGWDLIQNPAVYHVAVPTLSGTGAEISRTCILTGPEKKLGINSDYTLFDQILLDPELLAGVPKNQWFYTGMDCFIHDVESLHGTFINEFSKAYGEKSRDLCRQVFIEDSPEKDDKLMMASYFGGMSIAYSQVGACHALSYGLSFVLGIHHGIGCCIAFDQLEDIYPEGVREFRQMMEKHDIPLPRNLTKDLDSASLEKMVTTALGLVPLWENCLGPDWANIMTRDRAMELYRRM from the coding sequence ATGTATAGAAACTTTCGGATTGTCCCCAATATTATCTTCGGTCGCGGGTCTTTCAACCAGTTGGATGATGTCCTGAAGGACCGGCGGGTTGGTGCGGATTCTTATATGGTCTTTGTCGTCGATGACGTCTTTACCGGGAAGGGCCTGGAAGGGCGGATTCCGCTGCGGGGGAAGGATCTCCTGCTGTGGGTCAATGTCGATGATGAACCGAAGACCAAGTATATCGACGAGCTGGTGGCCCGGATCCGGGCCTATTCACCCGTTACCCCGGCAGGCATTATCGGGATCGGCGGCGGGAGCGCCATGGACATCGCCAAGGCCGTCTCCCTGATGCTCAACAACCCGGGTTCCTCCGCCGATTACCAGGGGTGGGATCTGATTCAGAACCCCGCCGTCTACCATGTGGCCGTGCCCACCCTCTCCGGGACGGGGGCCGAGATCTCCCGGACGTGCATCCTCACGGGGCCGGAGAAGAAACTGGGCATCAATTCCGATTACACCCTCTTCGATCAGATCCTCCTTGATCCCGAACTGTTGGCAGGGGTGCCAAAAAATCAATGGTTTTACACCGGGATGGACTGCTTCATCCATGATGTGGAATCCCTCCACGGGACATTCATCAACGAGTTCAGCAAGGCCTATGGAGAGAAGTCCCGTGATCTGTGCCGCCAGGTCTTTATCGAGGATTCCCCGGAAAAAGACGACAAATTAATGATGGCTTCCTACTTTGGTGGCATGAGCATTGCGTACTCCCAAGTGGGGGCTTGTCACGCCCTCTCTTATGGACTTTCCTTCGTCCTGGGGATTCATCACGGCATCGGCTGCTGCATCGCCTTTGATCAACTGGAGGATATCTACCCCGAGGGCGTCCGGGAGTTCCGGCAGATGATGGAGAAGCATGATATCCCGCTTCCCCGCAATTTAACAAAAGATCTCGATTCGGCTTCTCTGGAAAAGATGGTGACGACGGCCCTGGGCCTTGTTCCCCTCTGGGAGAACTGCCTTGGTCCCGACTGGGCCAACATCATGACCCGGGACAGAGCGATGGAACTCTACCGCAGGATGTAA